A single genomic interval of Bacillus sp. es.036 harbors:
- a CDS encoding ATP-binding protein gives MQLYETFDIPDKIQNRIEDRRDANTNPDHYLIGSKGYTAPDMSIVKDAVTALVLGKNVLLKGPTGAGKTKLAELISYFFNQPMYSINCSVDLDAEALLGYKTLSYDEQNNAHITFIPGPVENAMKNGELLYIDEINTAKAETLPILNGVLDYRRMVLNPFTGETVRAKENFGVIAAINEGYIGTAPLNEALKNRFIVIEVPYLQGQALKEMLSEQSLLDDSDQLDQFVTLSADLQSKVRDGQISEEAASPRSLLDACDLTTFMEARRAIKRAITDKLEDEREKAAVENIAETIFGRYQEKA, from the coding sequence ATGCAATTATATGAAACGTTTGATATTCCAGATAAAATACAGAACCGTATTGAAGACCGACGCGATGCAAATACAAACCCGGACCACTACCTAATTGGTTCAAAAGGATACACAGCACCGGACATGTCAATTGTAAAAGATGCCGTAACAGCTCTAGTTCTCGGGAAGAATGTTTTGCTAAAAGGACCAACAGGAGCTGGTAAAACAAAACTAGCCGAATTAATTAGCTATTTCTTTAACCAACCTATGTACTCGATTAACTGCTCCGTTGATCTAGATGCAGAAGCGCTCCTAGGGTACAAAACGCTAAGTTATGACGAACAAAACAATGCGCATATTACCTTCATTCCTGGACCAGTGGAAAATGCGATGAAAAACGGTGAACTTCTCTATATTGATGAAATAAATACAGCGAAAGCAGAAACACTTCCTATTCTAAATGGTGTTCTTGACTATCGTCGCATGGTACTCAATCCTTTCACTGGAGAAACGGTTCGTGCAAAAGAGAACTTTGGTGTTATTGCTGCAATTAATGAAGGATATATTGGAACAGCACCATTAAATGAAGCATTAAAAAATCGCTTTATCGTAATAGAAGTGCCTTACTTACAAGGACAAGCTTTAAAAGAAATGTTAAGTGAACAATCGCTTCTAGACGACTCAGATCAGCTTGATCAGTTTGTGACGCTATCTGCTGACCTTCAATCAAAAGTAAGAGATGGCCAGATTTCAGAAGAAGCCGCATCTCCTCGTTCACTCCTAGATGCGTGTGACTTAACAACATTTATGGAAGCGAGACGTGCGATTAAACGTGCAATTACAGATAAGCTTGAAGATGAGCGTGAAAAAGCTGCAGTGGAAAACATCGCAGAAACGATTTTTGGACGTTATCAGGAGAAAGCATAA
- a CDS encoding ABC transporter ATP-binding protein → MEHVIIVEGVSKKYGSVFAVKDLSFSVKKGEIFGIIGPNGAGKTTTLEMLEGILKPNSGTIDVLGYVPTKQLRALNKRIGVQFQSTSIQKKMKVKEALQLFASFYDGPSQKDHLIELLGLHEKLNVNFEDLSGGWKQRVTLALATIHQPEILFLDEPSMGLDPHARREMWSLIERLRKQGCTIVITTHYMEEAEKLCDRVAMIYHGELKALDKPQQLLSGSISKNITFESHQLKLEDIEPIPGVIRVEENDGLFHVFCKNQQETAYHIFRICHEREISLSNFYFEKGTLDDLFVHYLEEEVGQ, encoded by the coding sequence ATGGAGCATGTCATTATAGTAGAGGGTGTATCTAAAAAGTATGGTTCTGTGTTTGCAGTGAAGGATTTATCTTTCTCCGTAAAAAAAGGTGAAATCTTCGGCATTATTGGTCCTAATGGTGCAGGCAAAACAACGACGCTTGAAATGCTTGAAGGTATATTAAAACCTAATAGCGGTACGATTGATGTATTAGGCTATGTTCCAACGAAACAGTTGCGCGCATTGAATAAGCGCATTGGCGTACAATTTCAATCCACTTCGATCCAAAAGAAAATGAAAGTAAAGGAAGCGCTTCAATTGTTTGCATCATTTTACGATGGGCCGAGTCAAAAGGATCATTTGATTGAATTACTCGGACTGCACGAGAAGTTAAACGTAAATTTTGAAGATCTATCAGGAGGTTGGAAGCAACGTGTCACGCTAGCACTCGCTACGATTCATCAGCCTGAAATCTTATTTCTTGATGAGCCAAGTATGGGGCTGGATCCTCATGCACGTAGGGAGATGTGGTCATTGATTGAACGATTGAGAAAACAGGGCTGTACAATTGTGATTACTACCCATTACATGGAGGAAGCAGAAAAATTATGCGACCGTGTCGCTATGATTTACCATGGTGAATTAAAAGCGCTTGATAAGCCACAGCAGCTATTAAGTGGGAGCATTTCAAAAAATATCACTTTCGAAAGCCATCAGTTAAAACTTGAGGATATAGAACCAATACCAGGTGTGATAAGAGTCGAAGAAAATGACGGGCTATTTCACGTGTTTTGTAAAAATCAGCAAGAAACAGCTTATCATATTTTTCGCATCTGTCATGAACGAGAAATTTCTCTTTCGAACTTCTATTTCGAGAAAGGTACTTTAGACGACTTATTTGTACACTATCTCGAAGAGGAGGTCGGCCAATGA
- a CDS encoding YojF family protein, protein MKPIQIEKVQEILETFENKELYFHLETTSGAYAAQDKEKLAVGAYIRNGSIQFTNVKMAGSGPFRVGFKLNDGWMYAEGLTDYQLDDGRLLMAGHDSSGRLAVAVQLSYTPFD, encoded by the coding sequence ATGAAGCCTATTCAAATAGAAAAAGTACAAGAAATTCTTGAAACATTTGAAAACAAAGAGCTGTATTTTCACTTAGAAACGACGAGTGGTGCCTATGCTGCTCAAGATAAAGAAAAGCTTGCGGTTGGAGCTTACATAAGAAACGGCTCAATTCAATTCACCAATGTAAAAATGGCTGGTAGCGGTCCATTTCGCGTTGGGTTTAAATTAAATGACGGCTGGATGTATGCGGAAGGCTTAACCGATTATCAGTTGGACGATGGTCGTCTATTAATGGCAGGTCATGATTCAAGCGGCCGTTTAGCTGTAGCCGTACAACTAAGCTATACACCATTCGACTAA
- a CDS encoding ABC transporter permease: protein MNAVVQLAILETKMFFRDRLSVFWTFLFPVVMIWLFGSMFVGNEMNGLTFAEQFVPSWIGVNIVTTSFFTLGTVLAGYRETGVLRRYQSTPLQPWKILAAHTVQGTVIFFFSAVLLMVFGMWMYGLSLPEYIGSTLLALVISILAFFPFALFLTSLAKNTQAAAAISSLFLNVMLFLSGATFPIAFMPEALQFVAKLLPLYYVINLLRGTWNEAPISSYGFEVGILLGISVVSILLASRFFRWSGK, encoded by the coding sequence ATGAACGCTGTCGTGCAGTTAGCGATTCTAGAAACGAAAATGTTCTTTCGAGATCGTTTAAGTGTGTTTTGGACCTTTCTTTTTCCTGTTGTCATGATCTGGCTTTTTGGTTCCATGTTCGTAGGAAATGAAATGAACGGCCTTACTTTTGCTGAGCAGTTTGTTCCTTCTTGGATTGGCGTAAACATTGTAACAACTTCTTTTTTTACTTTAGGTACGGTTCTTGCTGGCTACCGTGAAACAGGCGTTTTGCGAAGGTATCAATCAACCCCGCTTCAGCCTTGGAAAATTCTCGCAGCGCATACTGTGCAGGGGACTGTTATTTTCTTTTTTTCTGCAGTGTTACTGATGGTCTTTGGAATGTGGATGTATGGCCTCTCCTTACCTGAATATATTGGAAGCACACTGCTAGCTTTAGTTATTAGTATTCTAGCTTTCTTTCCTTTTGCTCTATTCCTTACATCGCTTGCTAAAAATACCCAGGCTGCTGCCGCAATTAGTTCCCTCTTCTTAAACGTCATGCTTTTTTTATCTGGGGCCACTTTTCCAATTGCCTTTATGCCAGAAGCGCTTCAGTTCGTTGCCAAACTACTTCCGCTTTATTATGTGATTAATTTGCTTCGCGGAACGTGGAACGAAGCTCCTATTTCCTCATATGGATTTGAAGTAGGGATTTTGTTAGGAATTTCAGTAGTTTCAATCCTACTGGCCTCTCGTTTTTTTAGATGGAGCGGAAAGTAG
- the bshB2 gene encoding bacillithiol biosynthesis deacetylase BshB2, whose product MMEKQVLVVFPHPDDEAFGTAGLITKFVNDGVPVTYACATLGEMGRNMGNPFFATRETLPEVRKKELQDACNAMGVKDVRMLGFRDKTLEFEDPELLVSTIAKLVDELKPSLIITFYPEYGIHPDHDACSAAVIETLKRMPKEGRPTVYALPITPDREAVLGKPDKVFDVTDVLETKIKTIEAHRSQTEAMVARLEDGSIDPNSEMMSFIKQESFWIYPFDE is encoded by the coding sequence ATGATGGAGAAACAAGTCCTAGTTGTTTTCCCGCACCCGGATGATGAAGCTTTCGGTACTGCAGGGCTAATAACGAAATTTGTAAATGATGGCGTGCCTGTCACGTATGCATGTGCAACGCTAGGAGAAATGGGACGCAATATGGGTAACCCATTCTTTGCAACAAGAGAAACCCTTCCAGAAGTACGTAAGAAAGAATTGCAGGATGCTTGCAATGCAATGGGGGTTAAAGACGTTCGCATGCTTGGCTTCCGTGATAAAACGCTCGAATTTGAAGATCCTGAACTGCTAGTTTCAACGATAGCGAAGCTCGTTGATGAATTGAAGCCGTCGTTGATCATTACATTTTATCCTGAATACGGTATCCATCCTGATCATGATGCCTGTTCGGCTGCAGTCATTGAGACGTTAAAACGAATGCCGAAAGAAGGCCGTCCAACGGTTTATGCTTTGCCTATTACTCCGGATCGCGAAGCAGTACTCGGTAAGCCAGATAAAGTATTTGATGTAACGGATGTGTTAGAAACGAAGATTAAAACAATCGAAGCTCACCGCTCCCAAACGGAGGCTATGGTGGCAAGACTTGAAGATGGCTCAATCGATCCTAACTCCGAAATGATGTCATTTATTAAGCAAGAATCCTTCTGGATCTACCCATTTGATGAATAA
- a CDS encoding MATE family efflux transporter → MYPTHSLKEKIKLLIVILYPILITQVGLYSMNFVDTIMSGRAGANDLAGVAIGSSLWVPVFTGLSGILLAITPIVSHYIGAKQEERVSFSVLQGIYLSIVLSLSILVVGSFILDPILNTMDLQDNVAQIAKEYLIGLSFGIIPLFIYSVLRSFFDALGETRTTMLVTLTSLPINVFFNYVLIFGKWGFPKLGGVGAGYASAITYWFILFIALLVVIKVRPFRAYGIFKRFYSISFSTWKEQLKIGVPIGFSIFFEVSIFAAVTLLMSTYSTETIAAHQAAINFASLLYMIPLSISMALTIAIGFEVGAKRLLDAKHYSYIGIAFAVGMALFSALCLYLFNDAVASWYTSNQNVFDLIKVFLIYAIFFQLSDAVAAPIQGALRGYKDVNVTLVMSLISYWVIGLPLGFILAKYTAFGPYGYWVGLSAGLFVAAITLFLRLRHVQKAKRTIYE, encoded by the coding sequence ATGTATCCAACACATTCACTCAAGGAAAAAATCAAACTATTAATTGTCATTTTGTACCCGATTTTAATTACGCAAGTTGGTCTGTATTCAATGAACTTTGTAGACACGATCATGAGCGGAAGAGCTGGGGCGAATGATCTTGCCGGGGTTGCGATTGGCTCAAGTCTTTGGGTCCCTGTCTTCACAGGCTTAAGCGGCATTTTACTTGCCATAACGCCAATCGTGTCACATTATATTGGGGCGAAACAGGAAGAACGTGTTTCTTTTTCAGTCCTGCAAGGCATTTATCTTTCCATTGTGTTATCACTTAGTATTTTAGTAGTTGGAAGTTTCATTTTGGATCCTATTTTAAATACAATGGATCTTCAGGACAACGTAGCTCAAATTGCAAAAGAGTATTTAATCGGACTTTCATTTGGGATTATCCCACTGTTTATTTACTCCGTTTTAAGAAGTTTCTTTGATGCCCTTGGAGAGACAAGAACCACGATGCTCGTTACTCTTACATCGCTTCCAATCAATGTATTTTTCAATTACGTTCTCATTTTTGGTAAATGGGGATTTCCCAAGTTAGGCGGTGTTGGTGCCGGATATGCATCGGCGATCACTTACTGGTTTATTCTTTTCATCGCATTACTGGTCGTGATAAAAGTAAGACCGTTTAGAGCATACGGGATCTTCAAACGTTTTTATTCAATCTCATTTTCAACTTGGAAAGAACAGTTGAAAATTGGCGTGCCTATTGGTTTTTCCATCTTTTTTGAAGTAAGTATTTTCGCCGCCGTTACGCTATTAATGAGCACGTATTCAACCGAAACGATTGCTGCTCATCAGGCGGCTATCAACTTCGCCTCTCTTCTATATATGATTCCACTTAGTATTTCTATGGCGTTAACAATCGCTATCGGATTTGAAGTTGGCGCAAAAAGATTACTGGATGCGAAACACTACAGTTACATAGGCATTGCTTTTGCAGTTGGTATGGCTTTGTTTTCAGCTCTATGTTTATATCTCTTCAATGATGCAGTAGCAAGCTGGTATACAAGTAATCAAAACGTATTCGACCTGATTAAAGTATTCTTAATCTACGCGATCTTTTTCCAGCTTTCAGATGCTGTTGCTGCTCCAATTCAGGGAGCACTCCGAGGTTATAAGGATGTAAATGTGACACTCGTTATGAGCTTAATTTCTTATTGGGTGATCGGTCTTCCTTTAGGTTTTATACTTGCGAAATACACAGCGTTTGGTCCATACGGTTATTGGGTCGGTCTGAGTGCTGGACTTTTTGTTGCGGCCATTACCTTATTTCTTCGTTTGCGTCATGTTCAGAAAGCAAAACGAACAATATACGAATAA
- a CDS encoding thiol-disulfide oxidoreductase DCC family protein produces the protein MNRREEVDTNIILFDGVCNLCNGLVKFMFKYDKKAVFSFASLQSETAEILLRKAGLTEVPDSVIVIKEGKALVKSEAALSIIQQLGGWFKLLLIFRLFPRSIRDRLYDEVAKRRYKWFGKKESCMIPTKEQRKRFL, from the coding sequence ATGAATAGGCGAGAAGAAGTGGATACAAATATTATTCTTTTTGATGGGGTTTGCAATTTATGCAATGGATTAGTAAAGTTTATGTTTAAATACGATAAGAAAGCCGTTTTCTCTTTTGCATCTCTTCAATCAGAAACGGCAGAGATCCTTCTTAGGAAAGCTGGTCTTACAGAAGTACCAGATAGTGTGATTGTGATAAAAGAAGGGAAGGCGCTAGTTAAATCCGAAGCAGCTCTTTCGATCATTCAACAACTTGGCGGATGGTTTAAGCTATTGCTAATATTTCGCTTATTCCCACGTTCAATTAGAGATCGGCTCTATGACGAAGTAGCCAAACGTCGTTATAAATGGTTCGGAAAAAAAGAAAGCTGTATGATCCCAACAAAGGAACAAAGAAAGCGGTTTTTGTGA
- a CDS encoding serine hydrolase domain-containing protein, whose translation MNKGSFFIQERMATHNVIGISLAVVNHCKISHTECFGLLEAHSTKRVETSSLFNACSVSKFLTSVLVMILVEKGNLDLDIDVNELLTSWKLPNKLFMNHKVTLRYLLSHQSGIIDPIGSFGQLDQIDTDPPSMVELLKGRTVYCKEPIQVKYKPGSDFQYSDAGFCTIEQVVEDVTGMNFNEVMNDFIFKPLNMSRSTTDFTRLTAFSGEIASGHHKTGEKVKENDTIYPYAAACGLWTTPTDLSLFMVDLLKSMKNESRIGLSASSAMQIMSSYGDREWAGLGVFLERSGKHFKVFSLGWGVGFQCMMALYPKLENGVIIMTNTDLGVHQDEGIIGDIIRSLTLE comes from the coding sequence TGAACCACTGCAAAATAAGTCATACGGAATGTTTTGGTTTATTAGAAGCACATTCAACTAAGAGGGTAGAAACTTCTTCTCTTTTTAATGCGTGTTCTGTTAGTAAGTTTCTTACGTCAGTACTTGTAATGATTTTAGTGGAAAAAGGAAACCTTGATTTAGATATAGATGTAAATGAACTTCTAACTTCCTGGAAGCTTCCAAACAAACTATTTATGAATCACAAGGTGACGCTTCGTTACTTACTTAGTCATCAATCAGGCATAATAGACCCTATTGGTAGTTTTGGTCAGCTTGATCAAATTGATACGGATCCTCCATCCATGGTCGAGCTTTTAAAAGGAAGAACAGTCTATTGTAAAGAACCTATTCAAGTAAAATACAAACCTGGCAGTGACTTTCAGTATTCTGATGCTGGATTTTGTACCATTGAACAAGTAGTAGAAGATGTGACTGGTATGAATTTTAATGAAGTTATGAACGATTTCATTTTTAAACCATTAAACATGAGTCGTAGCACCACAGATTTCACCAGGTTAACAGCCTTTAGTGGAGAAATTGCTTCTGGTCATCATAAAACGGGTGAAAAAGTGAAAGAAAACGATACGATTTATCCATATGCAGCTGCATGTGGTCTTTGGACCACACCTACAGATTTATCTTTGTTTATGGTGGATCTCTTGAAGTCTATGAAAAATGAAAGCAGAATAGGACTATCTGCAAGTAGTGCCATGCAGATAATGAGTTCGTATGGTGATAGAGAGTGGGCAGGATTAGGTGTATTTCTAGAACGCTCAGGGAAACATTTCAAAGTCTTTTCTCTTGGATGGGGAGTTGGATTTCAATGTATGATGGCACTCTATCCCAAATTAGAAAATGGAGTAATCATTATGACAAATACAGATTTAGGTGTACATCAAGATGAAGGCATTATAGGGGACATCATTCGATCACTTACACTCGAATAA
- a CDS encoding ABC-F family ATP-binding cassette domain-containing protein has product MITVTDVGLRYGDRKLFEDVNIKFTPGNCYGLIGANGAGKSTFLKILSGEIEPQTGDVHMGPGERLAVLKQNHFEYEEYEVLNTVIMGHARLHEVMQEKNAIYMKEDFSDEDGMKAAELEGEFADLNGWEAESDAAVLLKGLGISEDLHYKKLADLTGSEKVKVLLAQALFGSPDILLLDEPTNNLDLSAIQWLEEFLINFENTVIVVSHDRHFLNKVCTHMADLDYGKIQVYVGNYDFWYESSQLARTMKEDANKKKEEKVKELQAFIQRFSANASKSKQATSRKKLLDKITLDDIKPSSRKYPYVAFTPNRDIGNDVLHVEGLTKTIDGVKVLDNVSFMLNKDDKVALVGRNEIANTALIKILMGEMEADSGTFKWGVTTSQAYFPKDNSEYFEGVDTNLVNWLRQYSPEDQSESFLRGFLGRMLFSGEEVLKKASVLSGGEKVRCMLSKMMLSGANVLVLDDPTNHLDLESITALNNGLMNFKGAMIFTSHDHQFIQTIANRVIEVTPKGIIDKEATYDEYLENTELQAKAQAMYN; this is encoded by the coding sequence ATGATTACAGTTACAGATGTCGGCTTACGATATGGTGATCGTAAGCTTTTTGAAGATGTTAATATTAAATTTACTCCAGGAAACTGTTATGGGCTAATTGGTGCGAATGGCGCAGGTAAGTCAACGTTTCTTAAGATTTTATCAGGTGAAATTGAACCGCAAACAGGCGATGTTCACATGGGACCTGGTGAACGACTAGCGGTCCTAAAGCAGAACCATTTTGAATACGAAGAGTATGAAGTGCTAAACACCGTTATTATGGGGCATGCTCGTCTTCATGAAGTAATGCAGGAAAAGAATGCGATCTACATGAAAGAGGACTTCTCTGATGAAGATGGTATGAAGGCTGCTGAACTTGAAGGTGAATTTGCTGACCTTAATGGGTGGGAAGCTGAGTCTGATGCAGCCGTATTGCTGAAAGGTCTTGGAATTTCAGAAGATCTTCATTACAAGAAGCTTGCAGATCTTACCGGTTCTGAGAAAGTAAAAGTTCTACTTGCACAGGCACTATTTGGTTCCCCAGATATTCTTCTTCTGGATGAGCCTACGAACAACTTGGATCTTTCTGCGATTCAATGGCTAGAAGAGTTTCTTATTAACTTTGAAAACACCGTTATCGTTGTATCCCATGACCGTCACTTTTTAAACAAAGTATGTACGCACATGGCTGATCTTGATTACGGTAAAATTCAAGTATATGTAGGTAACTACGATTTCTGGTATGAATCAAGCCAGCTTGCTCGTACGATGAAAGAAGATGCGAACAAGAAGAAGGAAGAGAAAGTAAAAGAACTTCAAGCGTTTATTCAGCGTTTTAGCGCGAACGCTTCGAAGTCCAAACAAGCGACATCGCGTAAAAAACTTCTTGATAAGATTACGCTTGATGATATTAAGCCATCGTCAAGAAAGTATCCTTACGTAGCATTCACACCAAATCGTGACATTGGAAACGATGTTCTTCACGTAGAAGGTTTAACGAAAACGATTGATGGTGTAAAAGTTCTTGATAACGTGAGCTTTATGCTCAATAAAGATGATAAAGTGGCACTTGTAGGTCGTAATGAAATTGCGAATACGGCGCTTATTAAAATCTTGATGGGTGAAATGGAAGCAGATAGCGGCACGTTCAAGTGGGGCGTAACGACTTCTCAGGCTTATTTCCCGAAAGATAACTCGGAATACTTTGAAGGCGTCGATACAAACCTTGTTAACTGGCTTCGTCAATACTCTCCAGAAGATCAGAGCGAAAGCTTCCTTCGCGGTTTCTTAGGAAGAATGCTATTCTCTGGAGAAGAAGTATTGAAGAAAGCAAGCGTTCTTTCCGGTGGAGAAAAAGTACGCTGCATGCTTTCAAAAATGATGCTTAGCGGTGCGAACGTTCTTGTACTTGACGATCCAACAAACCACCTGGATCTTGAATCGATTACTGCACTTAACAATGGTCTTATGAATTTTAAAGGTGCGATGATCTTTACTTCTCATGACCACCAGTTCATTCAAACGATCGCAAACAGAGTCATTGAAGTAACACCTAAAGGGATCATTGATAAAGAAGCGACGTATGATGAATACCTTGAAAATACTGAGCTACAAGCAAAAGCACAAGCGATGTATAATTAA
- a CDS encoding vWA domain-containing protein, producing MKFLNFAENQTDPFLHLSLSDLAETLSHIESEVQFAFHSYYRPAEKLITVSHYWNDIFDGTQFDGMKSDIYLRALGNVHYTNFNEVDRYLSTLKNQSHPLFRKQLFALLEDIRLEKICKSIRPGMSAAFDTRQTLFQKRFRGRLDVHNRQNQLLDALFCAIYLQAIGKPVALGNDLAEYKPYLRHLIMEISKASSTKAVVTLTNAFCQELNDDHFDMTTEYLTMYGTSANPSVVVEDEEARQLKSDDTMETTDKEDKETYDEEMNTWHEEQEQEGSNFLQFDLEEGAKSDLIGEGERKEESGDQAFVSVQGASKQSEGSQFDEEALLESHDTKTVASSQEPLGEANRNVKEVTRLAEKPTTEELSSYRTAKAEIQYAEKSLRSAIQKTIEQKQIAPRSDLHFGRLNRKLLRLLTDENPRLFYKKNSPSTELDVTFSLLVDCSASMYDKMEETRLGITLFHETLKGLNIKHSITGFYEDAFDADDEEQPNTLFQIVDYHRSTQPNEGAKIMQLEPEEDNRDGYAIRKAAEELAERNEKHKILLVFTDGEPSAYDYSENGIIDTHEAVIQTRKKGYEVIGVFLSNGEPQEKEKNTMRNIYGTQSLVIPSANEIPAYLTPLLKRLLLRFV from the coding sequence ATGAAGTTTCTAAACTTTGCTGAGAATCAGACGGATCCTTTTCTTCATCTAAGTTTATCTGATCTCGCTGAAACACTGAGTCACATAGAGAGTGAAGTTCAGTTCGCTTTCCATTCATACTACAGACCGGCTGAAAAGTTGATTACGGTCAGTCATTATTGGAATGATATTTTTGATGGCACACAATTTGATGGCATGAAAAGTGATATCTACCTTCGTGCACTTGGTAATGTTCATTATACAAATTTCAATGAAGTAGATCGTTACCTCTCTACTCTTAAAAACCAATCCCATCCTCTTTTTCGTAAACAGCTATTTGCGTTATTAGAAGATATAAGACTTGAGAAGATTTGCAAATCGATCCGTCCTGGAATGAGTGCAGCTTTTGATACGAGACAAACGCTATTTCAGAAGCGTTTTCGAGGACGTCTCGACGTTCATAATCGTCAGAACCAGCTGCTTGATGCTTTATTTTGCGCCATCTACCTCCAAGCGATCGGTAAACCAGTTGCTCTTGGAAATGACCTGGCAGAATATAAGCCCTATTTGCGCCATTTAATTATGGAGATTTCTAAAGCGAGTTCAACAAAAGCAGTCGTTACGCTCACAAACGCTTTTTGTCAGGAGCTAAACGATGATCATTTCGATATGACAACAGAATATTTAACGATGTATGGGACATCTGCAAATCCCTCGGTAGTAGTAGAGGATGAAGAAGCTCGTCAGTTGAAGAGTGACGATACAATGGAAACGACGGATAAAGAAGATAAAGAAACCTATGATGAAGAAATGAATACGTGGCATGAAGAACAGGAACAAGAAGGCTCTAATTTCCTTCAATTTGATTTGGAAGAAGGGGCAAAATCCGACCTCATCGGTGAAGGAGAACGAAAAGAAGAATCAGGTGATCAGGCCTTTGTTAGTGTTCAAGGGGCTTCTAAACAATCTGAAGGCAGTCAGTTTGATGAAGAAGCTCTTCTTGAAAGTCATGATACAAAAACCGTCGCTTCTTCACAGGAACCTCTAGGTGAAGCGAACCGAAATGTAAAAGAAGTAACTCGTCTGGCTGAAAAACCGACAACTGAAGAGCTGTCTAGCTACCGAACAGCAAAAGCTGAAATTCAATATGCTGAAAAATCTCTTCGGTCTGCCATCCAAAAAACGATTGAGCAAAAACAAATTGCTCCCAGAAGCGACCTCCACTTTGGACGGTTGAATCGCAAGCTGCTTAGGTTATTAACAGACGAAAATCCTCGTCTCTTTTATAAAAAGAATTCGCCTAGTACCGAGCTAGATGTCACCTTCTCGTTGCTTGTCGATTGTTCGGCATCAATGTACGATAAGATGGAAGAAACTCGCCTAGGAATTACGCTTTTCCACGAGACGTTAAAAGGACTCAATATTAAACACTCGATCACTGGCTTCTATGAAGATGCTTTCGATGCAGATGACGAGGAACAGCCAAATACCCTTTTTCAAATCGTCGACTATCATCGCTCGACTCAACCTAATGAAGGTGCAAAAATTATGCAATTGGAGCCTGAAGAAGACAATCGGGATGGTTATGCGATTCGAAAAGCTGCTGAAGAACTAGCTGAACGAAATGAAAAACATAAAATCTTACTCGTCTTTACAGATGGAGAACCTTCTGCTTACGATTATAGTGAAAATGGCATCATCGATACACATGAAGCCGTTATTCAGACACGAAAAAAAGGTTATGAAGTAATCGGTGTCTTTTTATCAAATGGAGAACCACAAGAAAAAGAGAAAAATACGATGCGAAATATCTACGGGACGCAAAGTCTTGTCATTCCATCCGCGAATGAAATACCCGCATATTTAACACCATTGTTAAAGCGGTTATTGCTACGATTTGTATAA